GTAAATATCTCCTCGAGACACTGAAAGAACAAGAGGGTGTGTTTTACTACAAATTGCAGGAAATCGAACAATTGCCACAGCTGGTAAAGAGATTGCTCACCGAGGATGAACTTCGCGAAAAGGCAGTGACACGTGGAAAAGAGATTGTCGAAAAAGAGCATACCTGGGTGGCGAGAGCAAGAAAACTTGCAGAATGGATGCAAGACGAATAAGATACTTGCATTTTGGAAAAAATCAAGCTATAATGACAAAAGAGTGTAAGAGATTACACAGAGTTGACGTTGAGGAAAGCTACGATTGTAAGGCTGTGACAGAGAGCTGGTGGGTGGTGTGAACCGGCACAGAGGAGCAATTTTTCCACTTTCTTAGTCGGTGGTGAAAGCCACGAGGGTCGTACCCTTTATCGTACGTTTGAGAGGTCTTAAGTCTTTTGCGAAGGAGAATTTTTGCCGGAGGAGAAGAACAGGACAATATGGGTGGCAACGCGGAAGATACAGCCTTTCGTCCCATGTGTAGAACACACAGAGGGCGGAAGGCTTTTTGTGTATACAAAATTACGAAAGCAGTGTTTTAACACTGTCAAGGAAAGGTAAGGTTACGTATTATGATCGATTTGAAATTTTTAAGAGAAAATCCAGAAGTAGTAAAACAGAACATCAAAAACAAATTCCAGGATCAGAAATTACCATTAGTAGATGAGGTAATCGCATTAGATGCTGATGCAAGAAAAACAAAACAGGAAGCGGACGACCTCCGTGCAAGCCGTAACACATTATCCAAGCAGATTGGTATGTTAATGGGTCAGGGCAAGAAGGATGAGGCTGAGGAAGTAAAAGCACAGGTTAGTGCAAACGCAGCACGTCTTGCTGAATTAGAAGCAAAAGAGAAAGAATTACAGGAAAAAATCACAAAAATTATGATGACGATTCCAAACATCATCGATCCATCCGTTCCAATCGGAAAAGATGATTCCTGCAACGTGGAAATTGAAAAATTCGGTGAGCCGGCAGTGCCTGATTTTGAGGTTCCATATCACACCGATATTATGGAAAGATTCGACGGAATCGACCTTGACGCAGCAGGAAAAGTAGCAGGTAACGGATTCTACTACTTAATGGGTGACATCGCAAGACTTCATTCTGCAGTCATCTCCTATGCGAGAGATTTCATGATTGACCGTGGATTCACATACTGCATCCCACCGTTCATGATTCGTTCTAACGTGGTAACCGGCGTTATGAGTTTCGACGAGATGGATGCCATGATGTACAAAATCGAGGGCGAAGACCTCTACTTAATCGGTACATCCGAACATTCCATGATTGGTAAATTCATCGATACCATCCATGAAGAAGAAAAATTGCCATACACATTGACTTCCTACTCTCCATGTTTCCGTAAGGAAAAAGGTGCACACGGTATCGAGGAGCGTGGTGTATACCGTATCCACCAGTTCGAGAAACAGGAAATGATTGTTGTCTGCAAACCGGAAGAATCCAAGATGTGGTATGACAAATTATGGCAGAACACCGTAGATTTATTCAGAAGTTTAGACATCCCGGTTCGTACTTTAGAGTGCTGTTCCGGTGACCTTGCTGACTTAAAGGTAAAATCCTGTGATGTAGAAGCATGGTCTCCAAGACAGAAGAAATACTTCGAAGTTGGCAGCTGCTCTAACTTAGGGGATGCACAGGCAAGAAGATTAAAGATTCGTGTCAAAGGAAAAGATGGAAACAAATACTTTGCACACACCTTAAACAACACGGTTGTTGCACCACCTCGTATGTTAATCGCTTTCCTTGAGAACAACTTAAACGAGGATGGAAGTGTAAACATTCCAAAAGCACTTCAGCCATATATGGGTGGAAAAGAAAAATTAATCCCAAATAAATAAAAGGATTTGTGGATAAGGAAAGAAAATATTCCGATATCCGTGGATATCGCAGAAGAATATAACTATGTTTATAACTTGAAAGAGCTCTGGCATGCCAGAGCTTTTTCTTTTGTGTAATAGGAAACTTCGTTCCTATTACACAAAAAGCTTCGCGGGAATCTTTTTTATGTGGGAGAGAAAACGGAGGTTCGTTTCGTAATCGCCCACAGTTAAAAATTTTTTTAAAGCATGAGATTATTTTTCCATTTTCCGGGTCTAATAAGTGTAAGAGGAACAAAAAGGACGCTTTTTCGGAATCTTAGATGTGCGCGCACAGGAGGAATTGCATAAATGCAAAGTAGAGAAATAACAGCACTTGTAAAAAAGGCGAAGGGAAAAGACGCGGATGCTTTTTCAGAGCTGATTCACTTTTATAAGACAGATATGTATAAAGTAGCCTACGCGATTCTGCTAAACGATGAAGATGCGGCGGACGCTATTGGGGATACGATTTTAACTTGCTGGGAAAAAATAGATTCCCTGCGAAAGGATAAATACTTTAAGACCTGGATGACAAGGATTTTGATTAACCACTGCTATGATATCCGGAAATGGAAGATGCGGACGACGAACTTTGAGGAGTACGCCGAACCGGAAGCCTTACCGACGGATCAGTTAAATGTAAAGTGGAAAGAAATGTTATCTGTTTTAGAGGAACGATATCGGAATGTGCTGATTTTATTTTATGAGGGCGGTTATAAAACCGCGGAGATTGCGGCATTGTTACATATACCGGTGAGCACGGTGCAGACAAGGTTACAGCGTGGAAGAGAAAAACTGGCAGTTTTTTATGGAAAGTGAGGCAGGAAAACGGAAAAGAAAACAATTTTTTCAGAGGAAGTAGAGATTCCGGATATTGCGGAAAAAAGGATTGCGGATACCCTTTGCCAGATTCAGACGGAGGGAAAAACCATGAGAAAACAAAAAAAGATTTGGCAGAATAAGGCAGCGGTAGCAGCATGTGTCTGTGTTGTGGCAGCAGGAACAGTCACAGCGGGGGCAGCCGTACATTATCACTGGGGCAGAGGAACGCAGGGAGCCATTCAGGCAGACGATACCCAGCAGCAGAACCTGACAGCACAGGGGGTTGCCGAGGTTTACAATGCCAAGGAGGACTATGAGAGCCTTGCAGTGACAGAAAGCGGCATTACGGTAAAACCGGATACCGTGATTACCGATGGAAATATGGTTTACCTGTCATTTCTGGTGGAAGGATATCCGATTGCAGAAGATGCAGAGCCGGGATTTGAAAGTGTGGACGTTTATCTGGATGGAGAGGATGAGAATGCTTTGAACATGGACGGTGGCTTCTATGACGGAATTGTGTCAAATGAAAATGCGGAGCCGGTTTACGAAGACGGAAGCGAGTTAGCGTATACCGATGATGGAAACTTAATTTCACATTATGTCGATGAGGATGGAAACTTAGAATATGTGATTCGTGCATTTTCTTCTGAGATAGGTGACAGCTTACTTGGTAAAAAATTACATGTTGATTTTACAAACATGGGTACGGTTGAAAAAGCAGACTATGCAGAGGGTGTTGCAGGAAGTTGGAATTTTATATTGACACTGCCAGACCAGAAGGCATCTGAAGAGATTACATTAGACAGCCGGATTGCAGATTCCGTATTTACGGTAGATTCTGTGGAACTTTCTCCTGTTTCTATCGAAATTCATTATTCGGTAAATGGAGAGGTGGAGACATCCGGGGATGAAAATGGCGTGCCGGCATTTTGCGGCGTTGTCTTGAAAGACGGAACCAGACTTCCCTATCTTGGAGATGGCGGAATGAGTTCTTATACGGACGAGAGTAGAACAGCAGCTTATGTCATAAGTGCATTTGACCGTGTGATAGAGCCGGACGAGGTGCAGGCACTGTTACTCCGGGTGACACCGGGAGCAGAGTTTGTGACGGTGGAATTACCATAAAAAAATGTCTCTTCAAGTATTTGGTTTTTGAGTCTGGACTTTGGAGAAACCATAAGAAGGCTAGAATTTCTTATGAAAAAGAGTTATACTGTCTGCATAAGGAAGAAAACAGGAGAAAACCAAATGATACGAAATGCAGCGCAGGAAGATTTCCAGCAGATTTTACGCATTTATGAATATGCCAGAAATTTTATGAAACAGACGGGAAACCCGACACAGTGGGGAGACCATTCACCGGCAGTTGATGTCTTAAAGAAAGATATGGAAAAAGGACAACTGTATGTGGTGGAAGAGAATGGTCAGGTCTGCGGTGTGTTTGCTTTTATAATAGAAAAAGACCCGACCTATGAACGTATCGAAAACGGTGCGTGGAAGTCTGAGACGGAGTATGGAACCATTCATCGCGTGGCGACAGACGGCACAAAGCATGGCGTGTTTCACCAGATTGTCTCATTTTGTGAGAAAAAGAGAAACCATCTTCGAATTGATACGCATGAGAATAACAAAATTATGCGCCATCTCATTCAAAAGAATGGTTTCTTAGAATGTGGAACCATCTATGTTGCAGACGGTTCACCGCGGGTCGCCTACGAAAAGGCTGGGACAACCCGCACTGAAATTTCGGTAACGTAAGAAGAGATATCTTTGGCAGTAAAGTTATCTGCCACATAATATTCCAGGTAATCCCCATCGGTTACGAGGTGGTGATTTTTCTTGCACTAAAAGCGATGCATTGTCGTTCATTGAAAGAGCGCTCTCCAGGGAAGCCTGAATGCTTCTAGGGGGAACGCTCTTTTTCAATAGGAAACACAAAAAGTTCCCTGAAACATTGTTAGAAAATTAACATTTCTCTGGTTCTGGATATTCCACACCGAAAGTCTCAACAGTTACTTTTTTCATCACCTGAGGAACGACTGGACGGTCAGAGTAATCCGTTGTGGTCTCTGCGATTTTGTTGACAACGTCCATTCCGTCTGTGATTTTTCCGAATGCTGCATAAGCACCGTCTAAGTGTGGAGAGTTCTTATGCATGATAAAGAACTGGCTTCCTGCAGAATCAGGATGCATTGCTCTTGCCATAGACAACACACCTTCGGTATGTTTTAAATCATTCTGGAAACCATTCTGGTTGAATTCACCCTTGATATCATAGCCAGGGCCGCCCATTCCGGTTCCATCCGGACATCCGCCCTGAATCATAAAGCCTTTGATGACACGGTGGAAGATTAATCCATCGTAAAAGCCCTTGTTTACTAAGCTGATAAAGTTGTTTACTGTATTTGGTGCGATTTCAGGATAAAGTTCAGCCTTCATCACATCGCCATTTTCCATTTCAATTGTAATAACTGGATTCTGTGCCATATTGTTACCTCTTTCTATCTTGATTTTACAGAAAATATTCTGCATTTCACTATTGTATCGGAAAAATGGGAACTCGTAAAGTATCTAGCCCTTATTTTAGAAAAATTTTCGAATGTTCCGTTTTTAAGGTCGCAATATTTCTGAAAGGCAGGCTGGCGATAAGAAAAGCAGTGCTTGTCCCTTTTGCCTCATATCAATTAGCAAAAATTAAGAAATTTTCCAGGAGAAGATACTTGATGAAACAGGAAACAGATGGTAGCATAGAAAAAGGTAAAGATAAGGTACACGTAGCGAGAAAGGGTTATAGAATGAGGAAAAAGAACATTCGAAGCGCGATACTTTTAGGCTTGGCCTTTTGTATTCTTTTCCAGGGGGCGAGAATGCAGCAGGCAAAGTTTGATAAACAGAATGTAACTACAAATATAAATAAATTGGAGACAGGTCTTTATGCGGGAGCCTGTGCGGAATTTGAACGGACAGAGCTTGCGACGGTAAAAGCGAACCAGAAGCTTTTGGTGGCAGCAGCATTAGAATCCGAAAATGCGTTGCAAGAGGAGGACGTCTATTCTTTTTTACAGGGGCCGAAATCCTGGGAGAGCAGACTGCCGTGGTCTGGTGAATGGTGTTTAAAATATGTGAAAGGTCATTATTTTGGAGGCTTTGGCTGTGGACTTGTCTGTATGGCGAATATTTACAGCACGCTGACCGATTATACCTGTTCTCCGTACGATATGTTTGAGTATGCGACACAGGTGACCGGTTATTATCCAAGCAAGAAAAGCGGTGCAATCGGCTGGGGTGAGATGAAGGTGACCTTGCAAAAATGTGGGTTTGACTGTGACCTGTACTACAAACCGGAAACATATGAAGCGTTTCAGAGTCAGATCAAAGAGGCGCAGACGGCAATTGTGCTGGTCAGCAGTTACAATGATGATACGTTTTGGAAAAAGACAAGCGGTCATTATGTCAACATCTGGCTTTATAATGAAGAAACGGATGAAGTCTTTTTGACGGAGCCTGGCGGCCCGGAGAAAAACAGAACCTGGGTGCCGCTGCGTTATATTTATGATGCATTGAAAACGTCAAGCCAGTACCAGTATCTGCGTGTAGACAGCTATGATGAGGCGAACAATACCTGGTTACACAATGGAATTGAAAATGAATGGGTTGCTCCGTAAGGGGGGCTCATTTTTTTGCTTTATAGGAAATGGCTATGCAATATTTCTTTTTATAAAAGGCATGGAAATAATATTTTTTGTGTAAAAATAAAGTAAAATTTATGTAAAATCATGGAATCGCAATAGAAATTCTCGGCAAAATAAATCCCATTTTCGAAGAAAATCTTGAATCAGAATCACAGAGATGTTACAAAAAAGTGATATATTGACAAAAACGCAGGAGATGATGCATATGAAAAAAATTTCAACAAAATTACTTAGTATGATTTTGCCGGTTATGGTTTTGGGGCTGCTATGTCTGGTGGCAATCTGCAGTTTCTTTTCGGTAAGAACAATTGGTGATGAGATATCAGAGCGGATGATGCAGACATTGAAGGCAAATTCGAATGAGATTTGTGCAAGCATGGAGACTTATGAGAGAGACACGAAGGATGTAGCACTTGCAATCGGACAGACTATTGGAGATGCGCAGGATCTTAGCAAATATGACAACATTATGGAACAGGAAATCACAAACAATGAACTGATTTCCGCAATGGGATTTTTTATTGAACCAGGATACTTTCAGGGAGAACAGAGTGTTTTTTCATACATGGGAGAGTCCGATGGAAAAGTAAGCAAAGTGGAACTTGGAGATTTTGAATATACAGGGACAGAATGGTACGTTGCAGTAAAGGACACAAATACGTACTATTATACAGACCCATATGTGGATGAAACCTATGGAAAACTCATGATTTCCTATGTAGAACCAATTTATGACCATTCTGGTAAATTTATTGGTGCGGTAAACACTGATGTGGATATGAGTGGAATCCAGTCACTTGTAGACAATGTCAAGATAGGAGATACCGGAAAAGCGGTATTAATCAATGAGGAAGGTGTTTATTTAACCAATAGTGATCCGGATAAAGTAACAACGACGAATATTGCAGAAGAAAAGGGAGGTCTCTATAAAGCGGATGCCAAACAG
This genomic window from Roseburia sp. 831b contains:
- the serS gene encoding serine--tRNA ligase, translating into MIDLKFLRENPEVVKQNIKNKFQDQKLPLVDEVIALDADARKTKQEADDLRASRNTLSKQIGMLMGQGKKDEAEEVKAQVSANAARLAELEAKEKELQEKITKIMMTIPNIIDPSVPIGKDDSCNVEIEKFGEPAVPDFEVPYHTDIMERFDGIDLDAAGKVAGNGFYYLMGDIARLHSAVISYARDFMIDRGFTYCIPPFMIRSNVVTGVMSFDEMDAMMYKIEGEDLYLIGTSEHSMIGKFIDTIHEEEKLPYTLTSYSPCFRKEKGAHGIEERGVYRIHQFEKQEMIVVCKPEESKMWYDKLWQNTVDLFRSLDIPVRTLECCSGDLADLKVKSCDVEAWSPRQKKYFEVGSCSNLGDAQARRLKIRVKGKDGNKYFAHTLNNTVVAPPRMLIAFLENNLNEDGSVNIPKALQPYMGGKEKLIPNK
- a CDS encoding RNA polymerase sigma factor, encoding MQSREITALVKKAKGKDADAFSELIHFYKTDMYKVAYAILLNDEDAADAIGDTILTCWEKIDSLRKDKYFKTWMTRILINHCYDIRKWKMRTTNFEEYAEPEALPTDQLNVKWKEMLSVLEERYRNVLILFYEGGYKTAEIAALLHIPVSTVQTRLQRGREKLAVFYGK
- a CDS encoding DUF4179 domain-containing protein, translating into MRKQKKIWQNKAAVAACVCVVAAGTVTAGAAVHYHWGRGTQGAIQADDTQQQNLTAQGVAEVYNAKEDYESLAVTESGITVKPDTVITDGNMVYLSFLVEGYPIAEDAEPGFESVDVYLDGEDENALNMDGGFYDGIVSNENAEPVYEDGSELAYTDDGNLISHYVDEDGNLEYVIRAFSSEIGDSLLGKKLHVDFTNMGTVEKADYAEGVAGSWNFILTLPDQKASEEITLDSRIADSVFTVDSVELSPVSIEIHYSVNGEVETSGDENGVPAFCGVVLKDGTRLPYLGDGGMSSYTDESRTAAYVISAFDRVIEPDEVQALLLRVTPGAEFVTVELP
- a CDS encoding N-acetyltransferase, with the protein product MIRNAAQEDFQQILRIYEYARNFMKQTGNPTQWGDHSPAVDVLKKDMEKGQLYVVEENGQVCGVFAFIIEKDPTYERIENGAWKSETEYGTIHRVATDGTKHGVFHQIVSFCEKKRNHLRIDTHENNKIMRHLIQKNGFLECGTIYVADGSPRVAYEKAGTTRTEISVT
- a CDS encoding peptidylprolyl isomerase, whose protein sequence is MAQNPVITIEMENGDVMKAELYPEIAPNTVNNFISLVNKGFYDGLIFHRVIKGFMIQGGCPDGTGMGGPGYDIKGEFNQNGFQNDLKHTEGVLSMARAMHPDSAGSQFFIMHKNSPHLDGAYAAFGKITDGMDVVNKIAETTTDYSDRPVVPQVMKKVTVETFGVEYPEPEKC
- a CDS encoding phytochelatin synthase family protein gives rise to the protein MKQETDGSIEKGKDKVHVARKGYRMRKKNIRSAILLGLAFCILFQGARMQQAKFDKQNVTTNINKLETGLYAGACAEFERTELATVKANQKLLVAAALESENALQEEDVYSFLQGPKSWESRLPWSGEWCLKYVKGHYFGGFGCGLVCMANIYSTLTDYTCSPYDMFEYATQVTGYYPSKKSGAIGWGEMKVTLQKCGFDCDLYYKPETYEAFQSQIKEAQTAIVLVSSYNDDTFWKKTSGHYVNIWLYNEETDEVFLTEPGGPEKNRTWVPLRYIYDALKTSSQYQYLRVDSYDEANNTWLHNGIENEWVAP